The Aythya fuligula isolate bAytFul2 chromosome 2, bAytFul2.pri, whole genome shotgun sequence genome contains a region encoding:
- the ZHX2 gene encoding zinc fingers and homeoboxes protein 2: MASKRKSTTPCMVRTSEVVEQEVTERVETPKEKGAGTPQQDAKKTWPSESSVKDCEVVEAKPPAENQSKKPQGGYECKYCPYSTQNLNEFTEHVDTQHPNVILNPLYVCAECNFTTKKYDSLSDHNTKYHPGESNFKLKLIKRNNQTVLEQSIETTTNDVTVTSSGLENAECEDSLHGGISVSKTPMMKLGKPKGETKKGPKKPEEGVTENHVDGALPRIITEATEAIACINGDLLHDVLAHVMPSVQLPPNINLVPKVPVPLNSTKYNSALDTNATMINSFNKFPYPTQAELSWLTAASKHPEEQIRIWFATQRLKHGISWSPEEVEEARKKMFNGTIQAVPQTITVLPAPLATAKIPPPIIQTALPCQILGQTGLVLTPVSNGSAVSCSPITLAVAPNQGQKRTIQTLASVPEAKRPHVVQVPESPAKLTAVPLTPASERKKTKEQIAELKASFIASQFPDDTEVYRLIEATGLSRSEIKKWFSDHRYRRQRGIVHVTGDALGKDQIAPSLGRHGRSFHPYADFAPQKFKEKTQEQLRALEESFLRCSFPTQGELDRLRVETKLSRREIDSWFSERRKIRDSMEQAVLDSMGSYRKIKEQGTPNGAISQAELLNSSQLPGALSGSSATFKKTQEQIHLLKSTFARTQWPSPQEYDQLASQTGLTRTEIVRWFKENRSSLRTGSLKWIDQYQQQYAADGHNEQNQKKGSKLTESPKNGSEVSRQHYQEHKKLNEENAGKTVVRAKRDCEPLKDSLLGNQAEGAERLECNSHDGHGSEENEEPAEVNWVEVTVGEDDAASDCTDSWSQAAPEGQAELADFDSESISGDNAHV, encoded by the coding sequence ATGGCTAGCAAAAGAAAGTCAACAACTCCCTGTATGGTGCGAACTTCTGAAGTGGTGGAACAGGAAGTCACAGAGCGCGTAGAAACTCCTAAAGAGAAGGGGGCTGGCACACCGCAGCAGGACGCTAAAAAAACTTGGCCTTCAGAAAGCTCAGTAAAAGATTGTGAAGTGGTCGAGGCAAAGCCCCCAGCTGAAAATCAGTCTAAGAAACCCCAGGGCGGTTATGAGTGTAAATACTGCCCTTACTCTACACAAAACTTAAATGAATTTACAGAGCATGTTGACACTCAGCATCCAAATGTCATTCTCAACCCCCTGTATGTGTGTGCCGAATGCAATTTCACAACCAAAAAATACGATTCTTTATCTGACCACAACACAAAATACCACCCAGGAGAGAGTaactttaaactgaaattaattaaacGCAATAACCAGACTGTTTTAGAGCAGTCCATTGAGACCACCACTAACGATGTCACTGTCACGAGCAGTGGGCTAGAAAATGCAGAGTGTGAGGATTCGCTTCATGGGGGAATTAGTGTGAGTAAAACGCCGATGATGAAGTTGGGAAAGCCTAAAGGGGAAACCAAAAAGGGTCCCAAAAAGCCAGAAGAAGGAGTTACGGAAAACCACGTGGATGGTGCTCTCCCCCGCATCATAACCGAAGCCACTGAAGCGATTGCTTGTATAAATGGAGACCTCCTCCATGACGTGTTAGCTCATGTTATGCCCTCTGTACAGCTACCACCAAATATTAACCTTGTCCCCAAGGTCCCGGTACCTCTGAATAGTACCAAATACAACTCTGCACTGGACACTAACGCAACCATGATCAACTCCTTTAATAAATTCCCTTACCCGACGCAAGCAGAATTGTCATGGTTGACAGCAGCCTCAAAACATCCAGAAGAACAGATCCGAATCTGGTTCGCTACGCAACGTTTGAAGCACGGCATCAGCTGGTCTCCTGAAGAAGTGGAGGAGGCGAGAAAGAAGATGTTCAACGGTACTATCCAGGCAGTTCCCCAAACCatcactgtcctgccagctcctTTGGCAACGGCGAAAATCCCCCCTCCCATCATCCAGACAGCTTTGCCCTGTCAGATACTGGGCCAGACCGGTCTGGTTTTAACCCCTGTGTCGAACGGTTCAGCAGTTTCCTGTTCACCAATTACACTTGCTGTTGCCCCAAACCAGGGGCAAAAGAGGACGATACAGACCCTAGCAAGTGTCCCGGAGGCCAAGCGTCCTCACGTAGTTCAGGTGCCCGAGAGCCCTGCCAAGCTGACCGCCGTACCGCTGACGCCAGCCAGCGAGCGAAAAAAGACGAAGGAGCAGATAGCGGAGCTGAAGGCCAGCTTCATAGCAAGCCAGTTCCCCGACGACACAGAAGTCTACCGGCTGATAGAGGCAACGGGTCTCTCCCGGAGTGAGATCAAGAAGTGGTTCAGCGACCACAGGTATCGAAGGCAGAGGGGCATCGTGCACGTCACCGGCGATGCTTTAGGGAAAGATCAAATAGCGCCTTCACTGGGTCGGCACGGCCGCTCGTTCCACCCGTATGCAGATTTTGCACCCCAGAAGTTCAAAGAGAAAACCCAAGAGCAGCTTAGGGCCCTCGAGGAGAGCTTCCTGAGATGCTCTTTTCCGACCCAAGGAGAATTGGACAGGCTTCGAGTGGAGACTAAGCTGAGCAGGAGGGAGATTGATTCATGGTTCTCTGAGCGGAGAAAGATACGGGACAGCATGGAGCAAGCTGTCTTGGACTCGATGGGAtcatacagaaaaattaaagaacaagGAACTCCCAACGGTGCAATAAGCCAAGCAGAACTGCTGAATAGCTCCCAGCTCCCCGGTGCTTTGTCTGGGTCCTCTGCCACATTCAAGAAAACCCAGGAGCAGATTCATCTACTGAAAAGCACATTTGCAAGAACTCAGTGGCCATCACCCCAGGAGTATGACCAGTTAGCATCTCAGACTGGGCTCACAAGAACTGAAATAGTTCGCTGGTTCAAGGAAAACCGGTCTTCGCTAAGAACGGGGTCGCTTAAATGGATTGACCAGTACCAGCAGCAGTACGCTGCTGATGGCCATAAcgagcaaaaccagaaaaaggGATCAAAACTCACTGAGAGTCCAAAGAATGGTAGCGAGGTGTCCCGGCAGCATTACCAGGAGCACAAAAAGCTGAACGAAGAGAACGCGGGGAAAACAGTGGTGAGGGCAAAAAGGGACTGCGAGCCACTGAAAGACTCTTTGTTGGGGAACCAAGCGGAGGGTGCGGAAAGGCTGGAGTGCAACAGCCACGACGGCCACGGCAGCGAGGAGAACGAGGAGCCGGCCGAGGTCAACTGGGTGGAGGTGACGGTGGGTGAGGATGATGCCGCGTCGGACTGTACGGACAGCTGGAGCCAGGCGGCACCCGAAGGCCAGGCGGAGCTGGCGGACTTTGACTCTGAAAGTATATCGGGAGACAATGCCCACGTATAG